In Antennarius striatus isolate MH-2024 chromosome 10, ASM4005453v1, whole genome shotgun sequence, one DNA window encodes the following:
- the tmem255a gene encoding transmembrane protein 255A isoform X5 — protein MPPAPSLQSSGLSLSDSSTGSFEKRKRKSIIVTVMLLIVSVLILIFGLAATTRTQNITVGGYYPGVILGFGSFLGIIGAHLIENKRQMLVASIVFISFGVVAAFCCAIVDGVFAARHIDLRPLYAGRCEFHSSETASDRNVPCQTSSRTSCNLRVKSNTCYCCDLYNCGNRVEVIGGYHEYTDVKSCQDVVHLYHLLWSATILNIVALFLGIITAAVLGGFKDMTPSAASESASEPEAITAPVSCEPPPPTTSLNSYYNTAPCLPPYTAYDQQQGSYLFPDSSGLSDDSQSGASHLWPTMIPPRYSPPHDHPDEKPPPYSP, from the exons ATGCCTCCCGCTCCGAGCCTCCAGTCCAGCGGACTGTCTCTGTCCGACTCGAGCACCG GCTCTTttgagaagaggaaaagaaaatccatAATAGTGACGGTGATGCTGCTCATTGTATctgtcctcatcctcatctttgGCCTGGCAGCGACGACCAGGACGCAGAACATCACGGTGGGCGGCTACTATCCAGGAGTGATT cTGGGGTTTGGCTCTTTTCTGGGAATTATAGGCGCTCATTTGATAGAGAACAAGAGGCAGATG TTAGTGGCGTCGATTGTCTTCATCAGTTTTGGAGTGGTGGCGGCCTTCTGCTGTGCTATTGTTGATGGAGTCTTTGCCGCGAGGCACATT GACCTCAGGCCTCTCTACGCTGGTCGCTGTGAGTTTCACTCAAGCGAAACTGCATCTGATCGCAAC gTTCCCTGTCAGACGTCTTCGCGGACATCCTGCAACTTGCGTGTGAAGAGCAACACGTGTTACTGCTGCGACCTCTACAACTGTGGGAA TCGTGTAGAGGTGATCGGAGGCTACCACGAATACACAGATGTGAAGAGCTGCCAGGACGTAGTGCACCTCTATCACCTGCTATGGTCCGCTACCATCCTCAACATTGTGGCCCTCTTTCTGGGGATCATTACTGCTGCAGTGCTGGGGGGGTTTAAAGACATG ACCCCCTCTGCTGCCTCAGAGAGTGCATCCGAGCCGGAGGCCATCACAGCTCCAGTCTCCTGTGAGCCTCCCCCACCCACAACCTCCTTAAACTCCTACTACAACACCGCCCCCTGTCTGCCACCTTACACTGCCTACGACCAGCAG CAGGGTTCATACTTGTTCCCTGACTCTTCTGGTCTGTCTGACGACTCCCAGTCTGGAGCCAGTCACCTGTGGCCCACGATGATCCCTCCACGCTACTCCCCTCCTCACGATCATCCTGACGAGAAACCCCCACCGTACAGCCCGTGA
- the tmem255a gene encoding transmembrane protein 255A isoform X2 encodes MPPAPSLQSSGLSLSDSSTGSFEKRKRKSIIVTVMLLIVSVLILIFGLAATTRTQNITVGGYYPGVILGFGSFLGIIGAHLIENKRQMLVASIVFISFGVVAAFCCAIVDGVFAARHIDLRPLYAGRCEFHSSETASDRNVPCQTSSRTSCNLRVKSNTCYCCDLYNCGKEHPLMGLQNKDVLKKFRKSSMIWNRVEVIGGYHEYTDVKSCQDVVHLYHLLWSATILNIVALFLGIITAAVLGGFKDMTPSAASESASEPEAITAPVSCEPPPPTTSLNSYYNTAPCLPPYTAYDQQGSYLFPDSSGLSDDSQSGASHLWPTMIPPRYSPPHDHPDEKPPPYSP; translated from the exons ATGCCTCCCGCTCCGAGCCTCCAGTCCAGCGGACTGTCTCTGTCCGACTCGAGCACCG GCTCTTttgagaagaggaaaagaaaatccatAATAGTGACGGTGATGCTGCTCATTGTATctgtcctcatcctcatctttgGCCTGGCAGCGACGACCAGGACGCAGAACATCACGGTGGGCGGCTACTATCCAGGAGTGATT cTGGGGTTTGGCTCTTTTCTGGGAATTATAGGCGCTCATTTGATAGAGAACAAGAGGCAGATG TTAGTGGCGTCGATTGTCTTCATCAGTTTTGGAGTGGTGGCGGCCTTCTGCTGTGCTATTGTTGATGGAGTCTTTGCCGCGAGGCACATT GACCTCAGGCCTCTCTACGCTGGTCGCTGTGAGTTTCACTCAAGCGAAACTGCATCTGATCGCAAC gTTCCCTGTCAGACGTCTTCGCGGACATCCTGCAACTTGCGTGTGAAGAGCAACACGTGTTACTGCTGCGACCTCTACAACTGTGGGAA AGAACATCCTCTTATGGGACTTCAGAATAAAGATGTTTTGAAAAAGTTTAGGAAATCATCCATGATTTGGAA TCGTGTAGAGGTGATCGGAGGCTACCACGAATACACAGATGTGAAGAGCTGCCAGGACGTAGTGCACCTCTATCACCTGCTATGGTCCGCTACCATCCTCAACATTGTGGCCCTCTTTCTGGGGATCATTACTGCTGCAGTGCTGGGGGGGTTTAAAGACATG ACCCCCTCTGCTGCCTCAGAGAGTGCATCCGAGCCGGAGGCCATCACAGCTCCAGTCTCCTGTGAGCCTCCCCCACCCACAACCTCCTTAAACTCCTACTACAACACCGCCCCCTGTCTGCCACCTTACACTGCCTACGACCAGCAG GGTTCATACTTGTTCCCTGACTCTTCTGGTCTGTCTGACGACTCCCAGTCTGGAGCCAGTCACCTGTGGCCCACGATGATCCCTCCACGCTACTCCCCTCCTCACGATCATCCTGACGAGAAACCCCCACCGTACAGCCCGTGA
- the tmem255a gene encoding transmembrane protein 255A isoform X1: MPPAPSLQSSGLSLSDSSTGSFEKRKRKSIIVTVMLLIVSVLILIFGLAATTRTQNITVGGYYPGVILGFGSFLGIIGAHLIENKRQMLVASIVFISFGVVAAFCCAIVDGVFAARHIDLRPLYAGRCEFHSSETASDRNVPCQTSSRTSCNLRVKSNTCYCCDLYNCGKEHPLMGLQNKDVLKKFRKSSMIWNRVEVIGGYHEYTDVKSCQDVVHLYHLLWSATILNIVALFLGIITAAVLGGFKDMTPSAASESASEPEAITAPVSCEPPPPTTSLNSYYNTAPCLPPYTAYDQQQGSYLFPDSSGLSDDSQSGASHLWPTMIPPRYSPPHDHPDEKPPPYSP; the protein is encoded by the exons ATGCCTCCCGCTCCGAGCCTCCAGTCCAGCGGACTGTCTCTGTCCGACTCGAGCACCG GCTCTTttgagaagaggaaaagaaaatccatAATAGTGACGGTGATGCTGCTCATTGTATctgtcctcatcctcatctttgGCCTGGCAGCGACGACCAGGACGCAGAACATCACGGTGGGCGGCTACTATCCAGGAGTGATT cTGGGGTTTGGCTCTTTTCTGGGAATTATAGGCGCTCATTTGATAGAGAACAAGAGGCAGATG TTAGTGGCGTCGATTGTCTTCATCAGTTTTGGAGTGGTGGCGGCCTTCTGCTGTGCTATTGTTGATGGAGTCTTTGCCGCGAGGCACATT GACCTCAGGCCTCTCTACGCTGGTCGCTGTGAGTTTCACTCAAGCGAAACTGCATCTGATCGCAAC gTTCCCTGTCAGACGTCTTCGCGGACATCCTGCAACTTGCGTGTGAAGAGCAACACGTGTTACTGCTGCGACCTCTACAACTGTGGGAA AGAACATCCTCTTATGGGACTTCAGAATAAAGATGTTTTGAAAAAGTTTAGGAAATCATCCATGATTTGGAA TCGTGTAGAGGTGATCGGAGGCTACCACGAATACACAGATGTGAAGAGCTGCCAGGACGTAGTGCACCTCTATCACCTGCTATGGTCCGCTACCATCCTCAACATTGTGGCCCTCTTTCTGGGGATCATTACTGCTGCAGTGCTGGGGGGGTTTAAAGACATG ACCCCCTCTGCTGCCTCAGAGAGTGCATCCGAGCCGGAGGCCATCACAGCTCCAGTCTCCTGTGAGCCTCCCCCACCCACAACCTCCTTAAACTCCTACTACAACACCGCCCCCTGTCTGCCACCTTACACTGCCTACGACCAGCAG CAGGGTTCATACTTGTTCCCTGACTCTTCTGGTCTGTCTGACGACTCCCAGTCTGGAGCCAGTCACCTGTGGCCCACGATGATCCCTCCACGCTACTCCCCTCCTCACGATCATCCTGACGAGAAACCCCCACCGTACAGCCCGTGA
- the tmem255a gene encoding transmembrane protein 255A isoform X4: protein MPPAPSLQSSGLSLSDSSTGSFEKRKRKSIIVTVMLLIVSVLILIFGLAATTRTQNITVGGYYPGVILGFGSFLGIIGAHLIENKRQMLVASIVFISFGVVAAFCCAIVDGVFAARHIDLRPLYAGRCEFHSSETASDRNVPCQTSSRTSCNLRVKSNTCYCCDLYNCGKEHPLMGLQNKDVLKKFRKSSMIWNRVEVIGGYHEYTDVKSCQDVVHLYHLLWSATILNIVALFLGIITAAVLGGFKDMTPSAASESASEPEAITAPVSCEPPPPTTSLNSYYNTAPCLPPYTAYDQQVQTTVGCCFISHVWVHTCSLTLLVCLTTPSLEPVTCGPR, encoded by the exons ATGCCTCCCGCTCCGAGCCTCCAGTCCAGCGGACTGTCTCTGTCCGACTCGAGCACCG GCTCTTttgagaagaggaaaagaaaatccatAATAGTGACGGTGATGCTGCTCATTGTATctgtcctcatcctcatctttgGCCTGGCAGCGACGACCAGGACGCAGAACATCACGGTGGGCGGCTACTATCCAGGAGTGATT cTGGGGTTTGGCTCTTTTCTGGGAATTATAGGCGCTCATTTGATAGAGAACAAGAGGCAGATG TTAGTGGCGTCGATTGTCTTCATCAGTTTTGGAGTGGTGGCGGCCTTCTGCTGTGCTATTGTTGATGGAGTCTTTGCCGCGAGGCACATT GACCTCAGGCCTCTCTACGCTGGTCGCTGTGAGTTTCACTCAAGCGAAACTGCATCTGATCGCAAC gTTCCCTGTCAGACGTCTTCGCGGACATCCTGCAACTTGCGTGTGAAGAGCAACACGTGTTACTGCTGCGACCTCTACAACTGTGGGAA AGAACATCCTCTTATGGGACTTCAGAATAAAGATGTTTTGAAAAAGTTTAGGAAATCATCCATGATTTGGAA TCGTGTAGAGGTGATCGGAGGCTACCACGAATACACAGATGTGAAGAGCTGCCAGGACGTAGTGCACCTCTATCACCTGCTATGGTCCGCTACCATCCTCAACATTGTGGCCCTCTTTCTGGGGATCATTACTGCTGCAGTGCTGGGGGGGTTTAAAGACATG ACCCCCTCTGCTGCCTCAGAGAGTGCATCCGAGCCGGAGGCCATCACAGCTCCAGTCTCCTGTGAGCCTCCCCCACCCACAACCTCCTTAAACTCCTACTACAACACCGCCCCCTGTCTGCCACCTTACACTGCCTACGACCAGCAGGTACAGACTACTGTTGGATGCTGTTTCATAAGTCATGTCTG GGTTCATACTTGTTCCCTGACTCTTCTGGTCTGTCTGACGACTCCCAGTCTGGAGCCAGTCACCTGTGGCCCACGATGA
- the tmem255a gene encoding transmembrane protein 255A isoform X3 — protein MPPAPSLQSSGLSLSDSSTGSFEKRKRKSIIVTVMLLIVSVLILIFGLAATTRTQNITVGGYYPGVILGFGSFLGIIGAHLIENKRQMLVASIVFISFGVVAAFCCAIVDGVFAARHIDLRPLYAGRCEFHSSETASDRNVPCQTSSRTSCNLRVKSNTCYCCDLYNCGKEHPLMGLQNKDVLKKFRKSSMIWNRVEVIGGYHEYTDVKSCQDVVHLYHLLWSATILNIVALFLGIITAAVLGGFKDMTPSAASESASEPEAITAPVSCEPPPPTTSLNSYYNTAPCLPPYTAYDQQVQTTVGCCFISHVCRVHTCSLTLLVCLTTPSLEPVTCGPR, from the exons ATGCCTCCCGCTCCGAGCCTCCAGTCCAGCGGACTGTCTCTGTCCGACTCGAGCACCG GCTCTTttgagaagaggaaaagaaaatccatAATAGTGACGGTGATGCTGCTCATTGTATctgtcctcatcctcatctttgGCCTGGCAGCGACGACCAGGACGCAGAACATCACGGTGGGCGGCTACTATCCAGGAGTGATT cTGGGGTTTGGCTCTTTTCTGGGAATTATAGGCGCTCATTTGATAGAGAACAAGAGGCAGATG TTAGTGGCGTCGATTGTCTTCATCAGTTTTGGAGTGGTGGCGGCCTTCTGCTGTGCTATTGTTGATGGAGTCTTTGCCGCGAGGCACATT GACCTCAGGCCTCTCTACGCTGGTCGCTGTGAGTTTCACTCAAGCGAAACTGCATCTGATCGCAAC gTTCCCTGTCAGACGTCTTCGCGGACATCCTGCAACTTGCGTGTGAAGAGCAACACGTGTTACTGCTGCGACCTCTACAACTGTGGGAA AGAACATCCTCTTATGGGACTTCAGAATAAAGATGTTTTGAAAAAGTTTAGGAAATCATCCATGATTTGGAA TCGTGTAGAGGTGATCGGAGGCTACCACGAATACACAGATGTGAAGAGCTGCCAGGACGTAGTGCACCTCTATCACCTGCTATGGTCCGCTACCATCCTCAACATTGTGGCCCTCTTTCTGGGGATCATTACTGCTGCAGTGCTGGGGGGGTTTAAAGACATG ACCCCCTCTGCTGCCTCAGAGAGTGCATCCGAGCCGGAGGCCATCACAGCTCCAGTCTCCTGTGAGCCTCCCCCACCCACAACCTCCTTAAACTCCTACTACAACACCGCCCCCTGTCTGCCACCTTACACTGCCTACGACCAGCAGGTACAGACTACTGTTGGATGCTGTTTCATAAGTCATGTCTG CAGGGTTCATACTTGTTCCCTGACTCTTCTGGTCTGTCTGACGACTCCCAGTCTGGAGCCAGTCACCTGTGGCCCACGATGA
- the atp1b4 gene encoding protein ATP1B4 isoform X1, whose translation MEPSSTEGGAEEKLIKSRPPSVPHKVILKHGQELEEEQEELAEHQPLEQEDLNFERWKRRPLPKRTLHQKIDDLKTYLWNAETNEFMGRSGKSWSLILLFYAALYIFLAAMFGGCLFCLMWSISPYHPTFNDRVMPPGLTMAPHLEGHDIAFNASDRKSWKKYARSMDEYLRSYNDGAQDRKNIRCTQDRYFMQDDLEESAERKACQFKRSWLGDCSGLQDPHYGYSQGRPCILLRMNRILGYLPGQGKPINVTCGVKKGPPEALGEIFFFPKNIFDLKYYPYYGKHRHVNYSSPMVAVRFSGVTYDTHIQVQCKLNGKGIINDSPYDRYLGSVTFSLEVGA comes from the exons ATGGAGCCCAGTTCCACAgagggaggagctgaggagaagCTCATTAAAAGTCGTCCACCAAGCGTT CCTCACAAAGTGATACTCAAACATGGCCAAGAGttggaggaagagcaggaggagttGGCCGAGCACCAACCTCTAGAGCAGGAAGACCTGAACTTTGAGAGATGGAAGCGCAGGCCTTTACCCAAGAGGACGCTCCACCAGAAAATAGACGACTTGAAGACGTACCTGTGGAATGCAGAAACCAACGAATTCATGGGTCGCTCTGGAAAGAGCTGGA gcctcatcctcctcttctatGCCGCACTTTATATCTTTCTTGCAGCCATGTTTGGTGGCTGTTTGTTTTGCCTGATGTGGTCTATTAGTCCGTACCATCCAACCTTCAATGATAGAGTAATGCCACCAG GTTTGACGATGGCCCCACACCTAGAAGGCCACGACATTGCCTTTAATGCTTCCGACCGCAAATCTTGGAAGAAGTATGCGAGGTCTATGGATGAATATCTACGAT CTTATAACGATGGCGCTCAGGACAGGAAGAATATTCGTTGCACACAGGACAGATACTTCATGCAGGACGACTTGGAGGAGAGCGCAGAGCGGAAAGCCTGCCAGTTTAAGAGATCCTGGTTAGGGGACTGTTCGGGGCTGCAGGACCCCCACTATGGCTATTCTCAGGGAAGGCCATGCATCCTTCTTCGAATGAACAGG ATTCTTGGTTACTTACCTGGCCAGGGCAAACCAATAAACGTGACCTGTGGAGTTAAG AAAGGACCTCCAGAAGCTTTGggagaaatcttttttttccctaaaaacatttttgacctgAAGTACTATCCGTACTATGGGAAGCATAGACAT GTAAATTACTCCTCACCGATGGTGGCAGTACGCTTTTCAGGAGTGACGTATGACACTCACATCCAAGTACAATGCAAACTGAACGGAAAAGGCATCATTAATGATTCGCCATATGACCGCTACTTGGGAAGCGTGACCTTCTCCTTGGAAGTCGGAGCATAA
- the atp1b4 gene encoding protein ATP1B4 isoform X2 — translation MAAKDLHYDGNRRFTLSLSERTAGRILTELKQKGLILLFYAALYIFLAAMFGGCLFCLMWSISPYHPTFNDRVMPPGLTMAPHLEGHDIAFNASDRKSWKKYARSMDEYLRSYNDGAQDRKNIRCTQDRYFMQDDLEESAERKACQFKRSWLGDCSGLQDPHYGYSQGRPCILLRMNRILGYLPGQGKPINVTCGVKKGPPEALGEIFFFPKNIFDLKYYPYYGKHRHVNYSSPMVAVRFSGVTYDTHIQVQCKLNGKGIINDSPYDRYLGSVTFSLEVGA, via the exons ATGGCTGCAAAAGACCTTCACTACGATGGCAACCGGAGGTTCACTCTGTCCCTGAGTGAAAGGACAGCTGGGAGAATTCTCACTGAGCTCAAACAGAAAG gcctcatcctcctcttctatGCCGCACTTTATATCTTTCTTGCAGCCATGTTTGGTGGCTGTTTGTTTTGCCTGATGTGGTCTATTAGTCCGTACCATCCAACCTTCAATGATAGAGTAATGCCACCAG GTTTGACGATGGCCCCACACCTAGAAGGCCACGACATTGCCTTTAATGCTTCCGACCGCAAATCTTGGAAGAAGTATGCGAGGTCTATGGATGAATATCTACGAT CTTATAACGATGGCGCTCAGGACAGGAAGAATATTCGTTGCACACAGGACAGATACTTCATGCAGGACGACTTGGAGGAGAGCGCAGAGCGGAAAGCCTGCCAGTTTAAGAGATCCTGGTTAGGGGACTGTTCGGGGCTGCAGGACCCCCACTATGGCTATTCTCAGGGAAGGCCATGCATCCTTCTTCGAATGAACAGG ATTCTTGGTTACTTACCTGGCCAGGGCAAACCAATAAACGTGACCTGTGGAGTTAAG AAAGGACCTCCAGAAGCTTTGggagaaatcttttttttccctaaaaacatttttgacctgAAGTACTATCCGTACTATGGGAAGCATAGACAT GTAAATTACTCCTCACCGATGGTGGCAGTACGCTTTTCAGGAGTGACGTATGACACTCACATCCAAGTACAATGCAAACTGAACGGAAAAGGCATCATTAATGATTCGCCATATGACCGCTACTTGGGAAGCGTGACCTTCTCCTTGGAAGTCGGAGCATAA